One genomic region from Pseudomonas sp. R5-89-07 encodes:
- the murA gene encoding UDP-N-acetylglucosamine 1-carboxyvinyltransferase gives MDKLIITGGARLDGEIRISGAKNSALPILAATLLCDGPVTVANLPHLHDITTMIELFGRMGIEPVIDEKLSVEIDPRTIKTLIAPYELVKTMRASILVLGPMVARFGEAEVALPGGCAIGSRPVDLHIRGLEAMGAVIDVEGGYIKAKAPEGGLRGANFFFDTVSVTGTENIMMAAALANGRSVLQNAAREPEVVDLANFLIAMGANISGAGTDTITIDGVKRLHSATYKVMPDRIETGTYLVAAAVTGGRVKVKDTDPTILEAVLEKLKEAGAEITTGEDWIELNMHGKRPKAVNVRTAPYPAFPTDMQAQFISLNAIAEGTGAVIETIFENRFMHVYELHRMGAKIQVEGNTAIVTGIDKLKGAPVMATDLRASASLVISALCADGDTLIDRIYHIDRGYECIEEKLQMLGAKIRRVPG, from the coding sequence ATGGATAAATTGATTATTACCGGCGGTGCCCGCCTCGATGGCGAGATCCGCATTTCCGGTGCGAAAAACTCCGCCTTGCCGATCCTGGCAGCGACCCTGCTTTGCGATGGCCCTGTCACTGTGGCCAACCTGCCGCACCTGCACGACATCACCACCATGATCGAGCTGTTCGGTCGCATGGGCATTGAGCCGGTGATCGACGAGAAGTTGTCCGTCGAAATCGACCCACGCACCATCAAGACCCTGATCGCCCCGTACGAGCTGGTGAAAACCATGCGTGCGTCGATCCTGGTGCTCGGCCCGATGGTCGCGCGTTTCGGTGAGGCTGAAGTGGCCCTGCCTGGCGGTTGCGCCATTGGTTCGCGTCCGGTCGACCTGCATATCCGTGGCCTCGAAGCCATGGGCGCGGTCATCGACGTCGAAGGCGGCTACATCAAGGCCAAGGCGCCGGAAGGCGGCTTGCGTGGCGCGAACTTCTTCTTTGATACCGTCAGCGTGACCGGTACCGAGAACATCATGATGGCCGCTGCCCTGGCCAATGGCCGCAGCGTGCTGCAAAACGCCGCGCGCGAGCCGGAAGTGGTCGACCTGGCCAACTTCCTGATCGCCATGGGCGCCAACATCAGTGGTGCCGGCACCGACACCATCACCATCGATGGTGTGAAGCGCCTGCACTCGGCCACCTATAAAGTGATGCCGGACCGTATCGAGACCGGCACCTACCTCGTTGCCGCCGCCGTTACCGGTGGCCGCGTGAAGGTCAAGGACACCGATCCGACCATCCTCGAAGCCGTCCTGGAAAAACTCAAGGAAGCCGGCGCAGAAATCACCACCGGCGAAGACTGGATCGAGCTGAACATGCACGGCAAGCGGCCAAAAGCCGTCAACGTGCGTACCGCCCCGTACCCGGCGTTCCCGACCGACATGCAGGCGCAGTTCATTTCCCTGAACGCGATTGCCGAAGGCACCGGTGCCGTGATCGAGACCATCTTCGAAAACCGCTTCATGCACGTGTACGAACTGCACCGCATGGGTGCCAAGATCCAGGTCGAGGGCAACACCGCCATCGTTACCGGCATCGACAAGCTCAAGGGCGCGCCAGTGATGGCGACCGACCTGCGGGCTTCGGCCAGCCTGGTGATCTCGGCACTGTGCGCCGACGGCGATACCCTGATCGACCGCATCTACCACATAGACCGTGGCTACGAGTGCATCGAAGAAAAACTGCAGATGCTCGGCGCCAAAATCCGCCGCGTTCCGGGCTAA
- a CDS encoding lipid asymmetry maintenance protein MlaB, which produces MTESAVRLGNAGELFLSGVLDYRTGPDLRKQGQALIKASAAPALVLDCSAVTKSSSVGLSLLLCFMRDAQAAKKPVSIRALPEDMREIAEVSGLTELLVHP; this is translated from the coding sequence ATGACCGAGTCGGCTGTTCGTCTCGGCAATGCCGGCGAGCTGTTCCTCAGCGGCGTGCTGGATTACCGCACCGGGCCTGACCTGCGCAAGCAGGGCCAGGCGCTGATCAAGGCCAGCGCCGCGCCTGCGCTGGTGCTCGATTGTTCAGCGGTGACCAAGTCAAGCAGCGTCGGCTTGTCATTGCTGCTGTGCTTTATGCGTGATGCCCAAGCGGCAAAAAAGCCGGTCAGTATTCGTGCATTGCCTGAAGACATGCGCGAGATCGCCGAGGTTTCTGGCCTGACCGAGCTGTTGGTACACCCTTAA
- the mlaD gene encoding outer membrane lipid asymmetry maintenance protein MlaD translates to MQNRTVEIGVGLFLLAGILALLLLALRVSGLSASPTADTYKLYAYFDNIAGLTVRAKVTMAGVTIGKVTAIDLDRDSFTGRVTMQLDKKVDNLPTDSTASILTAGLLGEKYIGVSVGGETALLKDGSTIHDTQSSLVLEDLIGKFLLNTVNKDAK, encoded by the coding sequence ATGCAAAACCGCACTGTGGAAATCGGTGTCGGCCTTTTCTTGCTGGCTGGCATCCTGGCTTTACTGTTGCTGGCCCTGCGGGTCAGTGGCCTGTCGGCCAGCCCCACCGCCGACACTTATAAACTTTATGCGTACTTCGACAATATCGCCGGTTTGACGGTCAGAGCTAAAGTGACCATGGCCGGTGTGACCATCGGCAAGGTCACGGCAATCGATCTGGATCGCGACAGCTTCACCGGTCGAGTGACGATGCAACTGGACAAGAAGGTAGATAATCTGCCGACCGACTCCACGGCGTCTATCCTCACCGCGGGCCTGCTGGGCGAGAAGTACATCGGTGTCAGCGTGGGCGGGGAAACAGCCCTGCTCAAGGATGGCTCGACCATCCACGACACACAGTCGTCGTTGGTACTTGAAGACCTGATCGGTAAATTCCTGCTCAATACGGTCAATAAAGACGCCAAATGA
- the hisG gene encoding ATP phosphoribosyltransferase, translating to MLTIALSKGRILDDTLPLLAEAGIVPTENPDKSRKLIIPTTQDDVRLLIVRATDVPTYVEHGAADLGVAGKDVLMEYGGQGLYEPLDLRIALCKLMTAGRVGDVEPKGRLRVATKFVNVAKRYYAEQGRQVDIIKLYGSMELAPLIGLADKIIDVVDTGNTLRANGLEPQDFIADISSRLIVNKASMKMQHARIQALIDTLRKAVESRHRG from the coding sequence ATGTTGACCATCGCACTGTCCAAGGGCCGCATCCTTGACGACACGTTGCCGCTTCTGGCTGAAGCGGGCATCGTGCCGACCGAGAATCCGGACAAGAGCCGCAAGCTGATCATCCCCACGACCCAGGACGACGTTCGCCTCTTGATCGTGCGGGCTACCGACGTGCCGACCTACGTTGAACATGGCGCCGCCGACCTGGGTGTCGCCGGCAAGGACGTGCTGATGGAATACGGTGGCCAGGGTCTCTACGAGCCACTGGACCTGCGTATCGCCCTGTGCAAGCTGATGACCGCTGGGCGTGTCGGCGATGTCGAGCCCAAGGGCCGCCTGCGGGTGGCGACCAAGTTCGTCAACGTCGCCAAGCGCTACTACGCCGAACAAGGCCGTCAGGTCGATATCATCAAGCTCTACGGCTCGATGGAGCTGGCGCCGCTGATCGGCCTGGCTGACAAGATCATCGACGTGGTCGACACGGGCAACACCCTGCGCGCCAACGGTCTGGAGCCGCAGGATTTTATTGCCGACATCAGCTCGCGGCTGATCGTCAACAAAGCGTCGATGAAGATGCAGCACGCCCGTATTCAGGCGTTGATCGACACCCTGCGCAAGGCAGTGGAGTCGCGACACCGCGGTTGA
- a CDS encoding phospholipid-binding protein MlaC, which yields MISTLRRGLLVLLAALPLMANAAGSAHELVQDTTNKMLADLSANKEKYKQDPSQFYNALNTIVGPVVDAEGISRSIMTVKYSRKATPAQMQRFQENFKRGLFQFYGNALLEYNNQGITVAPAGDESGDRTSVNMTVKGTNGAVYPVQYTLEKVNGEWKLRNVIINGINIGKLFRDQFADAMQRNGNDLDKTINGWAGEVAKAKEASDKEAGKPAQ from the coding sequence ATGATCTCTACCTTGCGACGTGGCCTTCTGGTCCTGCTTGCAGCGCTGCCGTTGATGGCCAACGCAGCCGGTTCTGCCCACGAACTGGTGCAGGACACCACCAACAAGATGTTGGCTGACCTGTCGGCCAACAAGGAAAAGTACAAACAAGACCCGAGCCAGTTCTATAACGCGCTTAATACCATCGTCGGCCCGGTGGTCGATGCCGAAGGCATCTCCCGCAGCATCATGACCGTCAAGTATTCGCGCAAGGCGACGCCTGCGCAGATGCAGCGCTTCCAGGAGAACTTCAAGCGCGGCCTGTTCCAGTTCTACGGCAATGCCTTGCTCGAGTACAACAACCAGGGGATTACCGTCGCTCCGGCCGGTGATGAATCGGGTGATCGCACCAGCGTCAACATGACCGTCAAAGGTACCAATGGCGCCGTGTACCCTGTGCAATACACGCTGGAGAAGGTCAACGGCGAGTGGAAGCTGCGCAACGTGATCATCAACGGCATCAATATCGGCAAGCTGTTCCGTGATCAGTTCGCTGACGCGATGCAGCGCAATGGCAACGATCTGGACAAGACCATCAATGGTTGGGCCGGTGAAGTGGCCAAGGCCAAAGAGGCTTCCGACAAGGAAGCCGGGAAGCCTGCGCAATGA
- the lptB gene encoding LPS export ABC transporter ATP-binding protein, which yields MATLKAQHLAKAYKSRQVVRDVSLSIDSGQIVGLLGPNGAGKTTCFYMIVGLVQADQGRVLIDDLDVSHQPMHGRARAGIGYLPQEASIFRKLSVADNIMAILETRKELDRDGRRKELESLLQEFHINHIRDNLGMSLSGGERRRVEIARALATAPKFILLDEPFAGVDPISVGDIKQIIHHLKAKGIGVLITDHNVRETLDICETAYIVNDGQLIAEGDSATILANELVKEVYLGHEFRL from the coding sequence ATGGCAACCCTGAAAGCCCAGCATCTGGCCAAGGCCTATAAAAGCCGCCAGGTGGTACGCGATGTCAGCCTGTCGATCGACAGCGGCCAGATCGTCGGCCTGCTCGGCCCCAACGGCGCCGGCAAGACCACCTGCTTCTACATGATCGTCGGGCTGGTCCAGGCGGACCAGGGCCGTGTATTGATTGACGACCTGGACGTCAGCCACCAGCCGATGCACGGCCGTGCGCGCGCAGGTATCGGCTATCTTCCGCAGGAGGCGTCGATCTTCCGCAAACTGTCGGTAGCCGACAACATCATGGCAATCCTCGAGACCCGCAAGGAACTCGACCGCGACGGCCGCCGCAAGGAACTGGAAAGCCTGCTTCAGGAATTCCACATCAACCACATTCGCGACAACCTCGGCATGAGCTTGTCCGGTGGTGAGCGTCGTCGTGTGGAGATTGCCCGCGCCCTGGCGACCGCGCCCAAGTTCATCCTGCTGGACGAACCGTTCGCCGGTGTCGACCCGATCTCGGTCGGCGACATCAAGCAAATCATCCATCACCTCAAGGCCAAGGGCATCGGTGTGTTGATCACCGACCACAACGTCCGCGAGACCTTGGATATCTGCGAAACCGCCTATATCGTCAACGACGGCCAGTTGATTGCCGAGGGCGATTCCGCCACCATCCTGGCCAACGAACTGGTCAAGGAAGTGTACCTGGGTCACGAGTTCCGCCTGTAA
- a CDS encoding ATP-binding cassette domain-containing protein: protein MSADNAYAVELKGLSFKRGTRSIFNNVDIRIPRGKVTGIMGPSGCGKTTLLRLMGMQLRPSAGEVWVNGQNLPTLSRSDLFDARKHMGVLFQSGALFTDLDVFENVAFPLRVHTQLSDEMIRDIVLLKLQAVGLRGAIDLMPDELSGGMKRRVALARAIALDPQILMYDEPFVGQDPIAMGVLVRLIRLLNDALGITSIVVSHDLAETASIADYLYVVGDGQVLGQGTPEELMNADNPRIRQFMTGDPDGPVPFHFPAADYRADLLGKR from the coding sequence ATGAGTGCCGATAACGCCTACGCGGTCGAGCTGAAGGGCCTTTCCTTCAAGCGCGGTACGCGCAGCATCTTCAATAACGTCGATATTCGCATTCCTCGCGGAAAAGTCACGGGCATCATGGGGCCTTCCGGTTGCGGCAAGACCACCTTGTTGCGCCTGATGGGCATGCAATTGCGCCCCAGTGCCGGTGAAGTGTGGGTCAACGGCCAGAACCTGCCGACGCTGTCGCGCAGCGATCTGTTCGATGCGCGCAAGCACATGGGTGTGCTGTTTCAGAGCGGCGCGCTGTTCACCGACCTCGATGTATTCGAAAACGTAGCGTTCCCGCTGCGGGTGCATACCCAACTGTCCGATGAGATGATTCGTGACATCGTGTTGCTGAAGCTGCAGGCCGTAGGGCTTCGCGGGGCCATCGACCTGATGCCGGACGAGTTGTCCGGCGGCATGAAGCGCCGTGTCGCCCTGGCGCGAGCCATTGCCCTCGACCCGCAGATCCTCATGTACGACGAGCCTTTCGTGGGCCAGGACCCAATCGCCATGGGCGTACTGGTGCGCCTGATCCGCCTGCTCAACGACGCGTTGGGAATCACCAGCATCGTGGTGTCTCACGACCTGGCCGAAACCGCGAGCATCGCCGATTACCTCTATGTAGTAGGTGATGGTCAGGTGCTGGGGCAGGGCACGCCGGAAGAGCTGATGAATGCCGATAACCCGCGCATTCGCCAGTTCATGACCGGCGATCCCGATGGCCCGGTGCCTTTTCACTTTCCGGCAGCGGATTACCGCGCAGATCTTCTGGGGAAGCGCTGA
- the lptA gene encoding lipopolysaccharide transport periplasmic protein LptA, whose product MRLVKTLPILLGLGAALGSVSAWALPNDSQQPIHISADDAQLDDKQGVATYTGGVIITQGSMKITGNTVTLTRTATGDIDVVTSVGNLAYFEQKQKAEDPGPMKGYGKTIQYHAQQNRIVLIDQAKVLSADGNSTEGEKIVYNTQTQVAQAGRANGNKVTAPRPRIDMVIQPKKKAE is encoded by the coding sequence ATGAGGCTCGTTAAAACCCTCCCTATTTTGCTCGGTCTGGGCGCAGCACTGGGAAGCGTGAGCGCCTGGGCTCTGCCGAACGATAGCCAGCAACCGATCCACATCTCGGCTGACGATGCGCAGCTCGATGACAAACAAGGCGTCGCCACCTACACCGGTGGCGTGATCATCACCCAAGGCTCGATGAAGATCACTGGCAACACCGTGACCCTGACTCGCACCGCGACCGGCGATATCGACGTCGTGACCTCCGTGGGCAACCTGGCTTACTTCGAACAGAAGCAAAAGGCAGAAGACCCGGGCCCGATGAAAGGCTATGGCAAGACCATCCAGTACCATGCCCAGCAAAATCGCATCGTACTGATTGATCAGGCCAAGGTACTCAGTGCCGACGGCAACTCCACCGAAGGCGAGAAGATCGTCTACAACACCCAGACCCAGGTCGCCCAGGCGGGTCGCGCCAATGGCAACAAGGTCACCGCACCTCGCCCACGTATCGACATGGTCATCCAGCCGAAGAAGAAGGCCGAGTAA
- a CDS encoding BolA family protein encodes MQALEVKSFLEGKLPETTVEVEGEGCNFQLNVISDELAALSPVKRQQQIYAHLNPWITDGSIHAVTMKFFSRAAWAERT; translated from the coding sequence ATGCAGGCCCTAGAAGTTAAGAGCTTCCTTGAAGGAAAGCTGCCGGAAACGACTGTTGAAGTTGAAGGCGAAGGCTGCAATTTCCAGCTGAACGTGATTAGCGATGAACTGGCGGCATTGAGCCCGGTCAAGCGTCAGCAGCAGATCTATGCCCATTTGAACCCGTGGATCACCGATGGCAGCATCCATGCGGTCACTATGAAATTTTTCAGCCGCGCGGCCTGGGCCGAGCGCACCTGA
- a CDS encoding RNA polymerase factor sigma-54 yields MKPSLVLRMGQQLTMTPQLQQAIRLLQLSTLDLQQEIQEALESNPMLERQEEGDDFDNTDPLADNIEQKPNPDVQEPSYQETAPTVDNLEDGEWNERIPNELPVDTAWEDVYQTSASSLPSNDDDEWDFTTRTSVGESLQSHLLWQLNLAPMSDTDRLIAVTLIDCINNQGYLDETLEEILEAFDPELDIELDEIEAVLHRIQQFEPAGIGARTLSECLLLQLRQLPAKTPWLAEAKRLVSDYIDLLGSRDYSQLMRRMKLKEDELRQVIELVQNLNPRPGSQIESSEAEYVVPDVIVRKDNERWLVELNQESVPRLRVNPQYAGFVRRADTSADNTFMRNQLQEARWFIKSLQSRNETLMKVATQIVEHQRGFLEYGDEAMKPLVLHDIAEAVGMHESTISRVTTQKFMHTPRGIYELKYFFSSHVSTSEGGECSSTAIRAIIKKLVAAENQKKPLSDSKIAGLLEAQGIQVARRTVAKYRESLGIAPSSERKRLM; encoded by the coding sequence ATGAAACCATCGCTAGTCCTGAGAATGGGCCAGCAGCTGACGATGACACCGCAGCTGCAACAGGCCATCCGCCTGCTCCAATTGTCGACCCTGGACCTGCAACAGGAAATCCAGGAGGCCCTGGAGTCCAATCCGATGCTCGAACGCCAGGAAGAAGGCGACGACTTCGACAATACCGACCCGTTGGCCGACAACATCGAGCAAAAGCCCAATCCCGATGTACAGGAACCGTCCTACCAGGAAACCGCCCCCACGGTGGATAACCTTGAGGACGGCGAATGGAACGAACGCATTCCCAACGAGCTTCCCGTGGACACCGCATGGGAAGACGTCTACCAGACCAGCGCCAGCAGCCTGCCCAGCAATGATGATGACGAGTGGGACTTCACCACCCGTACGTCTGTCGGCGAGAGCCTGCAGAGCCATTTGCTGTGGCAACTGAACCTGGCGCCGATGTCGGACACCGATCGCCTGATCGCCGTCACCCTGATCGACTGCATCAATAACCAGGGCTACCTGGACGAAACGCTCGAGGAAATTCTTGAAGCCTTCGACCCGGAACTGGATATTGAACTGGACGAGATCGAAGCCGTCTTGCACCGGATCCAGCAATTCGAGCCCGCCGGTATCGGCGCGCGCACGCTCAGCGAGTGCCTGCTGCTGCAACTGCGCCAGCTCCCGGCCAAGACACCCTGGCTCGCTGAGGCCAAGCGCCTGGTCAGCGACTACATCGACCTGCTGGGCAGCCGCGACTACAGCCAGCTGATGCGTCGCATGAAGCTCAAGGAAGACGAACTGCGCCAGGTCATCGAGCTGGTGCAGAACCTCAACCCTCGCCCTGGCTCGCAGATCGAGTCCAGCGAAGCCGAATATGTCGTGCCCGACGTGATCGTGCGCAAGGACAACGAACGCTGGCTGGTGGAACTGAACCAGGAATCGGTGCCGCGCCTGCGCGTCAACCCGCAATACGCCGGCTTCGTGCGGCGCGCCGACACCAGCGCCGACAACACCTTCATGCGCAACCAGTTGCAGGAAGCGCGCTGGTTCATCAAGAGCCTGCAAAGCCGCAACGAAACCCTGATGAAAGTGGCGACCCAGATCGTCGAGCATCAACGCGGCTTCCTGGAATACGGCGACGAAGCGATGAAGCCCCTGGTACTGCACGACATCGCTGAGGCGGTCGGCATGCATGAATCGACGATTTCACGGGTGACCACGCAAAAATTCATGCATACCCCACGGGGTATTTATGAGCTGAAATACTTTTTCTCAAGCCACGTAAGCACCTCCGAAGGCGGCGAATGCTCGTCCACGGCGATCCGCGCGATCATCAAAAAACTGGTTGCCGCGGAAAATCAGAAAAAGCCGTTGAGTGACAGCAAGATCGCTGGTTTACTGGAGGCACAAGGCATTCAGGTCGCCCGTCGAACCGTCGCCAAGTACCGCGAGTCTCTCGGGATCGCGCCTTCCAGCGAGCGAAAGCGTTTGATGTGA
- a CDS encoding HAD family hydrolase, which produces MTSDLLQRGKNIKLAIFDVDGVLTDGRLYFLEDGSEFKTFNTLDGQGIKMLMAAGVQTAIISGRKTPVVERRAQNLGIPHLYQGREDKLVVLDELLGQLNLSYEQVAYLGDDLPDLPVIRRVGLGMAVANAAAFVREHAHGITTARGGEGAAREFCELILRAQGSLEAAHAAYL; this is translated from the coding sequence ATGACCAGCGACCTGTTGCAACGCGGTAAAAACATCAAGTTGGCGATATTCGACGTGGATGGCGTGCTGACCGATGGCCGCCTGTACTTTCTCGAAGACGGCAGCGAATTCAAGACGTTCAACACACTCGACGGCCAGGGCATCAAGATGCTGATGGCGGCAGGCGTGCAAACCGCGATTATCAGTGGTCGAAAGACACCGGTTGTGGAACGCCGCGCACAAAACCTCGGGATTCCTCACCTGTATCAGGGGCGCGAGGATAAACTGGTGGTATTGGACGAGCTTCTTGGCCAACTCAACCTAAGCTATGAACAGGTCGCCTACCTGGGTGACGATCTGCCTGACCTGCCGGTGATCCGCCGGGTCGGCCTGGGCATGGCCGTGGCCAATGCCGCAGCGTTTGTGCGTGAACATGCCCATGGCATTACCACCGCCCGCGGCGGCGAAGGTGCCGCCCGCGAGTTCTGTGAATTGATCCTGCGTGCCCAGGGCAGTCTTGAAGCGGCCCACGCCGCCTACTTATAG
- the lptC gene encoding LPS export ABC transporter periplasmic protein LptC, translated as MLSKKIRNFLLFGVIAALLLAVGYWNISPERFLDKPVVQVDESIIDNFATNTHTVQFLPDGKVQYVLVSDKVERLKASEVSLLTNPDLNLYRGTEQPWHVTSLRGEVNPDGTEIELIDSVRVARTDAQNRDTIITSSRMTVFPQKEYAQTEQDVRIDGAGGVSTGKGMKAYLKESRIHLLSNVRGQYEAR; from the coding sequence ATGCTGAGTAAAAAGATTCGCAATTTCCTGCTGTTCGGGGTCATCGCCGCGTTGCTCCTCGCGGTGGGCTACTGGAATATCAGCCCGGAGCGCTTTCTCGACAAACCTGTCGTGCAGGTGGATGAAAGCATCATCGACAACTTTGCCACCAACACCCACACCGTGCAGTTCCTGCCCGATGGCAAGGTGCAGTACGTATTGGTCTCCGATAAGGTCGAGCGCCTGAAAGCTTCGGAAGTCAGCCTGCTGACCAACCCGGACCTGAACCTCTACCGCGGCACCGAACAGCCCTGGCATGTCACCAGCCTGCGTGGCGAGGTCAACCCGGACGGCACCGAAATCGAACTGATCGACTCGGTGCGCGTCGCACGTACAGACGCACAGAACCGCGACACCATCATTACCAGCAGTCGCATGACCGTATTCCCACAGAAGGAATATGCGCAGACCGAGCAAGACGTTAGAATCGACGGCGCTGGCGGTGTATCGACTGGCAAGGGAATGAAAGCGTATTTGAAAGAAAGCAGGATACACCTGCTATCGAACGTAAGAGGACAGTATGAGGCTCGTTAA
- a CDS encoding KpsF/GutQ family sugar-phosphate isomerase: MSQSSDLIQSAQRTIRLELEAVEGLLAHIDADFVRACEMILASKGRVVVVGMGKSGHVGNKIAATLASTGTTAFFVHPAEASHGDMGMITKDDVILALSNSGTTNEIVTLLPLIKRLGIKMISVTGNPESTLAKAAEVNLNVHVAHEACPLNLAPTSSTTAALVMGDALAVALLEARGFTAEDFAFSHPGGALGRRLLLKVENVMHAGDELPHVPRGTLLKDALMEMTRKGLGMTVILETDGRLAGVFTDGDLRRTLDRTIDIHTATIDAVMTPHGKTARPEMLAAEALKIMEDHKIGALVVIDENDRPIGALNMHDLLRAGVM, encoded by the coding sequence ATGAGCCAATCCAGCGACCTTATTCAATCCGCACAACGCACCATCCGCCTCGAGCTGGAAGCCGTAGAAGGTTTGCTGGCACATATCGACGCAGATTTCGTACGCGCCTGCGAGATGATTCTGGCCAGCAAGGGCCGCGTTGTCGTGGTTGGCATGGGTAAGTCCGGCCACGTCGGCAACAAGATCGCCGCTACGCTGGCCAGCACCGGAACCACGGCGTTCTTCGTGCACCCGGCCGAAGCCAGCCATGGTGATATGGGCATGATCACCAAGGATGACGTGATTCTGGCCCTGTCCAACTCCGGTACCACCAACGAGATCGTGACCCTGCTGCCGCTGATCAAGCGCCTGGGCATCAAGATGATCAGCGTCACTGGCAACCCGGAGTCGACCCTGGCCAAGGCCGCCGAAGTGAACTTGAACGTTCATGTCGCCCATGAAGCCTGCCCGCTGAACCTGGCACCCACCTCTTCCACTACTGCAGCCTTGGTGATGGGCGATGCATTGGCCGTCGCACTGCTGGAGGCGCGCGGGTTCACGGCTGAAGACTTCGCGTTTTCCCACCCGGGCGGCGCTTTGGGCCGTCGTTTGCTGCTGAAAGTGGAAAATGTCATGCATGCGGGCGATGAATTGCCCCACGTGCCACGCGGCACCTTGCTCAAGGACGCACTGATGGAGATGACCCGCAAGGGCCTGGGCATGACCGTGATCCTGGAAACCGACGGACGACTGGCCGGCGTGTTCACCGACGGTGATTTGCGTCGCACCCTGGACCGTACCATCGACATCCATACCGCAACCATCGACGCGGTGATGACGCCCCACGGCAAGACCGCCCGCCCCGAAATGCTTGCTGCTGAAGCCCTGAAGATCATGGAAGACCACAAGATCGGCGCGCTGGTGGTGATCGACGAGAATGACCGCCCGATTGGCGCCCTGAACATGCACGACTTGCTGCGTGCAGGAGTGATGTAG
- the mlaE gene encoding lipid asymmetry maintenance ABC transporter permease subunit MlaE, which translates to MRKTSLVEKVRLFGRSGIDIVEVLGRSTIFLFHALLGRGGIGGGFGLLLKQLHAVGVMSLVIIVVSGVFIGMVLALQGFNILSSYGSEQAVGQMVALTLLRELGPVVTALLFAGRAGSALTAEIGNMKSTEQLSSLEMIGVDPLKYIVAPRLWAGFISLPLLAMIFSVVGIWGGSWVAVDWLGVYDGSYWANMQNSVTFTGDVLNGIIKSIVFAFVVTWIAVFQGYDCEPTSEGISRATTKTVVYASLAVLGLDFILTALMFGDF; encoded by the coding sequence ATGCGCAAAACATCTCTTGTCGAAAAGGTTCGCCTTTTCGGTCGCTCGGGCATCGACATCGTCGAAGTCCTGGGGCGTTCGACTATTTTCCTGTTCCACGCCTTGCTTGGCCGCGGTGGCATCGGCGGCGGCTTTGGCCTGCTGCTCAAGCAGCTGCATGCGGTTGGCGTGATGTCCCTGGTGATTATTGTGGTCTCCGGGGTATTCATCGGTATGGTGCTGGCGTTGCAGGGCTTCAACATTCTGTCGAGCTACGGTTCCGAGCAGGCGGTAGGGCAGATGGTCGCCCTGACGCTGTTGCGGGAACTGGGGCCGGTGGTCACCGCCTTGTTGTTCGCCGGTCGTGCCGGTTCTGCGCTGACCGCTGAAATCGGTAACATGAAATCCACCGAACAGCTGTCCAGCCTGGAAATGATCGGCGTGGACCCGCTCAAGTACATTGTTGCCCCGCGCCTGTGGGCTGGCTTCATTTCCCTTCCGCTGCTGGCAATGATCTTCAGCGTGGTCGGGATCTGGGGTGGTTCGTGGGTGGCAGTGGACTGGCTGGGGGTCTATGACGGCTCTTACTGGGCCAACATGCAAAACAGCGTGACCTTCACGGGCGACGTGCTCAACGGCATCATTAAGAGCATCGTCTTCGCCTTTGTAGTGACCTGGATCGCCGTATTCCAAGGCTATGACTGTGAACCCACCTCAGAAGGGATCAGTCGCGCCACCACCAAGACCGTTGTGTACGCCTCGCTGGCGGTACTGGGCCTTGACTTCATTTTGACCGCCTTGATGTTTGGAGATTTCTGA